The Gloeobacter morelensis MG652769 genome contains the following window.
CGGCAGGTCGCGCTTTTCGACTTCAAAGGGCGTTTCATCTTCAAGCCCCGCTCCGGTGGGCCGGGGCGGCACTCCCTGCCGCTCACCCAATAATCCCTGGGGACGGATGAGCATCACCAGGATCATCGCCGCGCCAAACAGCAACAGCCGGTACTCGGAAAAGCCCCGCAGCGCCTCCGGCAGGACAATCAGGATCAAAGCCCCGAGGGCCACCCCCGGCACCGATCCCATCCCTCCCAGGACCACCATCGAGACGACCATCACCGATTCGATCAAGGTGAAGCTGTCGGGGGAGACATAGGTGAGCTGCACGGCAAAGAGCACCCCGACCATGCCGGCTAGGGCCGCCCCGGTGGCGAAGGCCAGGAGCTTGAGCTTGACGGTGTCGATGCCCATGGCGGCGGCGGCAATTTCATCCTCGCGGATGGCCACCCAGGCGCGGCCGACGCGCGATTGCTTCAGGCGGCTGGTCATCCAGTAGACAAAGGCGACGAAGGCCAGCGCGACGAAATAGAGTTGTAGCGGCTGATAGAGCGTCAGCCAGGTAAAACCTTTGGGGCCTATCCAGGGAATGACCGGTGCCGGTACGCCGCTGATGCCCGCCGGGCCGCGGGTGAGCCAGTCGAGGTTGTTGAGCGAGATGCGGATGATTTCGCCGAAACCGAGGGTGACGATGGCCAGATAGTCGCCGCGCAACGGCAGCGTCGGCGCCCCCAGCAGCACCCCGAAACCGGCGGCAAGCAAGGCGGCCACCGGCAGAGCGAGCCAGAAACTGAGGCCATGGGGCGCCCCGATGGCGTAGGTATAGGCGCCCACCGCAAAAAAGGCGATGTAGCCTAGATCCAGCAGGCCCGCCAGGCCGACCACGATGTTGAGCCCCATGGCCAGCACCATGTAAACCGCCACGGTCACCGCGACATTGGCCAGGTAGCTCGGCTGGGAAGTGAGCAGCATCCATGCCGGGATGAGCAGGCCCACACCCAAAAGCCCGTAGCGCCTGAGCGGTGCCGGCAGGCGTTCGCTCCACTGAAATAGCATTTGCCGAATGGGAAGCTGTGCCACTGAGCCTGTCGGACCCCGTTGAAATTGGCTGGATTTTAGCATTCTCAGCAGCCGGGACGTTCAAGCCGTAGGCTTTTCCCCGACTTGAGGATCCGCATGGAGGATTTCGATGGTGCCCGCACCGCCGTCGACGCGCACCCGCTGGCCGTCGGCGAGCAGTGCCGTCGCTCCGATGACGTTCATCACCGCAGGCAGGCCGTACTCGCGGGCGACGATGGCGCCGTGGGAGAGCCTGCCGCCCGCCTCGCAGACGATGGCCTTTGCCTGGGCGAGCACCGGGGCCCAACCGGCGTCGGTGTAAGGGACCACCAGCACCGTGTCGGCATCGAGGCGCACCGTGGCGCTCACCGATTTGAG
Protein-coding sequences here:
- a CDS encoding branched-chain amino acid ABC transporter permease — translated: MLFQWSERLPAPLRRYGLLGVGLLIPAWMLLTSQPSYLANVAVTVAVYMVLAMGLNIVVGLAGLLDLGYIAFFAVGAYTYAIGAPHGLSFWLALPVAALLAAGFGVLLGAPTLPLRGDYLAIVTLGFGEIIRISLNNLDWLTRGPAGISGVPAPVIPWIGPKGFTWLTLYQPLQLYFVALAFVAFVYWMTSRLKQSRVGRAWVAIREDEIAAAAMGIDTVKLKLLAFATGAALAGMVGVLFAVQLTYVSPDSFTLIESVMVVSMVVLGGMGSVPGVALGALILIVLPEALRGFSEYRLLLFGAAMILVMLIRPQGLLGERQGVPPRPTGAGLEDETPFEVEKRDLPV